The Candidatus Woesearchaeota archaeon genome contains the following window.
GTGCCAATCGCAACCGATCTAAAAAACAAAATTGTCAAGCTTGTTGCCATCACGCGCACGCAGAAAAACCTACTGGAATATGGTGCATCACCGCGCGCAAGTATCGGCTTGGTTCTCGCGGCAAAAGCGCACGCGCTCTTGAAAGGGCGGGCGCATGTTGCCAGCGAAGACATCGTGAAGATGGCGTATCCAGTCCTGCGGCACAGAATCATTCTTAACTTTGACGCCGAACGCAAGGGCATGACGACGGATGACGTGGTGACAGAATTGCTGAGTAAGTGAATTTTTCTTTCTCCAAGCGAAAACTATTTATATAAGTTATAATACATTATAATGCATGGCAGAACTCCTAACCGTCAAAGTGCGAAAGATAGGAACATCCCTCGGCGTCCTGCTTCCAAAAAAGCAGTTGGAGGCAGCAAACGTTAATGCAGGAGACGAATTGGAAATAGCCATTCTTCCCCACAAAAAAGACCTCTCTGGTTTTGGCATGGCCAAAGGCTTTATGCTCCCTTTTGTACGAGATAAGAAAGACCGTGCATTTTCATGAAGCTGTTTGATACCTCCGTGTGGATTGAATTTTTCAAAGGGTCCCCCTCCGGAGAACAGGTCAAATTAATTCTGCAAAAAGAACAGGTGTATACCAGCACTATAACCCTTGCTGAAATTTCCCGCTGGGCGCATGATAATTCCGGAGATATTCACCAGATTGTTCGGCATATTAAAAAAAATTCAGTGCTTATTCCCCTTGAGGAACCAATCCTCATCGAATGCGGAAAACAATATACCTCGTTACGAAAAATAAAGCCGAAAATGGGAATGATTGACATGCTTATCTATTTCAGCGCCCTTTTTCATGGATTGGATGTTTTGACAACGGATTCTGATTTTAAAGGACTGCCATCGGTTGAAATGCTTCAGTAATCTTTGCCAGCAGTATTTTGTGCAGTATTCCACATCATCATAAAAAACTGGTCATACGATTCAGCCGCTTCTTTCTGATGGATGATAACCCCAAGCGGTTTGTCAGTCCAGATAATGATGGCAACCTTGTCGTTGCGGATGATTGTTTCGGTCAGCGGCTCAAATCCAGCTTTTGTGTACCGTACCTCTACCTTCGGGTATTTTACTTCTGCTTTCCAGTGCGCGAGCGATTCGTTGAACATCAATTTTGCAGTGATTCCTTTTTGTGATCGTTTTTTATGGTAGCTTACCCACCATGCATCTCCCAGCATAAGAGATTTTGCCGTTGAGCCGAACGTGTGGTGTTCCTTGCCGCCGGCTTCGAGAAGTTCCAACAATAGTTGTTTAATTCCCTTGATGCCTCTAAACGTGATGATCTCTGGTTTTGCTTTGGCGAATTGTTGTTTGAGAAGAAGCTCAGGCAGGATTTCTTCAAATCGTTCTTTTTTTTGGTTGAGAAATTCAATAATATGTTTTGGATTTGCCGCCTGATACTGGTTGCGCTTGCCTTCTTTGACGAATGAGACAAACCCTTTCTCAACCAGCTTGTTCAGCGTCATGTGGACGACGGAGTTTTGGAGGCCAGTCTTGTCAAGTATTGGCCCTGCGGATGCCGTGCCGAGCTCTAGTAAGGCGAGATAGACCTTGATTTCCGCGTTGGTCAGGCCGATATCTTCGAGGATTTTTGTGTCCATATACTCCTC
Protein-coding sequences here:
- a CDS encoding helix-turn-helix domain-containing protein; translated protein: MDTKILEDIGLTNAEIKVYLALLELGTASAGPILDKTGLQNSVVHMTLNKLVEKGFVSFVKEGKRNQYQAANPKHIIEFLNQKKERFEEILPELLLKQQFAKAKPEIITFRGIKGIKQLLLELLEAGGKEHHTFGSTAKSLMLGDAWWVSYHKKRSQKGITAKLMFNESLAHWKAEVKYPKVEVRYTKAGFEPLTETIIRNDKVAIIIWTDKPLGVIIHQKEAAESYDQFFMMMWNTAQNTAGKDY
- a CDS encoding PIN domain-containing protein; the encoded protein is MKLFDTSVWIEFFKGSPSGEQVKLILQKEQVYTSTITLAEISRWAHDNSGDIHQIVRHIKKNSVLIPLEEPILIECGKQYTSLRKIKPKMGMIDMLIYFSALFHGLDVLTTDSDFKGLPSVEMLQ